The Clostridioides sp. ES-S-0010-02 genome window below encodes:
- a CDS encoding cell wall-binding repeat-containing protein, with product MKAPKTILTILTIALTLSGISITSSYALTEEKLIGEGRYETAVKISQKAYSSSNNAVLVNDSSLADALSATPFAKSKGAPILLTESNKLDDRTKTELKRLGAKDIYLIGGTAVLNKDIENQLKSDGLNVERISGNDRYETSLLLANKLKDIKDVKEIAVVNGEKGLSDAVSVGAPSAQNNMPVVLSSPKNGVEAFEKFIKDEKVIKAYVIGGTNSVSRTIEKSLPNAERLSGKDRNETNAKVIEKFYSDVDLNNLYVTKDGSKNENQLIDSLAVGVLAAKNESPVVLVGDKLNTKQRDILSTKKLSTITQVGGNGNEEAFNEIKTLQDKTIFEAKTVEELTNMINIASPNDIINFNPKEDTVNEAFRMVTNKPITVNIKGDCSKTITIDMPNGEVNNYATLVNVIVRNIGEGGFNNHDTITILSVRDKNGRVIENTRNSDIETMMILASANDTKLINDGYIGKLIDNSSNSDITNHGTIDKKVNQVEDLEAKVDSIEKAIDSISQKINKIQDILDKLGFLKKFLN from the coding sequence ATGAAAGCACCAAAAACTATTTTAACAATATTGACAATAGCGCTTACTTTAAGTGGGATTTCTATAACTTCATCATATGCACTTACAGAAGAAAAATTAATAGGTGAAGGGAGATATGAAACTGCTGTGAAGATAAGCCAAAAAGCATATAGTTCTAGTAATAATGCTGTATTAGTCAATGATAGCTCTTTGGCTGATGCTCTTTCAGCTACACCATTTGCAAAATCTAAAGGAGCTCCAATACTTTTAACAGAAAGCAATAAACTGGATGATAGAACCAAAACAGAGCTAAAGCGTTTGGGAGCTAAGGATATTTATTTAATTGGTGGGACTGCCGTGTTAAACAAGGATATAGAGAATCAATTAAAAAGTGATGGATTAAATGTAGAAAGAATTAGTGGTAATGATAGATATGAAACTTCATTACTTTTAGCAAATAAACTAAAAGATATTAAAGATGTTAAGGAGATAGCTGTTGTAAATGGCGAAAAAGGGCTAAGTGATGCTGTAAGTGTTGGGGCACCTTCTGCTCAAAATAATATGCCTGTAGTTTTATCTAGTCCAAAGAATGGAGTAGAAGCGTTTGAGAAATTTATAAAAGATGAGAAAGTTATAAAGGCATATGTAATAGGAGGTACAAATTCTGTTTCAAGAACTATAGAAAAAAGCCTCCCTAATGCAGAAAGATTGAGTGGAAAGGATAGAAATGAAACTAATGCCAAGGTTATAGAAAAGTTTTACTCTGATGTAGATTTAAACAATCTATATGTAACTAAAGATGGAAGTAAAAATGAAAATCAACTTATTGATTCATTGGCAGTTGGAGTATTGGCAGCAAAGAATGAATCACCTGTTGTTTTGGTCGGTGATAAACTAAATACAAAGCAAAGGGATATACTTAGTACTAAAAAATTAAGTACTATAACACAAGTTGGTGGAAATGGAAATGAAGAAGCTTTTAATGAAATTAAGACTTTACAAGATAAAACTATCTTTGAAGCTAAAACCGTTGAGGAATTAACTAATATGATAAATATTGCAAGTCCTAATGACATTATTAACTTTAATCCAAAAGAGGATACTGTAAATGAAGCTTTTAGAATGGTAACAAATAAGCCAATAACTGTGAATATAAAAGGTGATTGTTCAAAGACTATCACTATTGATATGCCTAATGGTGAGGTAAATAACTATGCTACTTTAGTAAATGTTATAGTGAGAAATATTGGAGAAGGTGGATTTAACAATCATGATACAATAACTATATTGTCAGTTCGTGACAAAAATGGTAGAGTTATAGAAAATACTAGAAATTCAGATATAGAAACAATGATGATATTGGCATCTGCTAATGATACAAAATTGATTAATGATGGTTATATAGGAAAGCTTATAGATAACTCATCTAATAGTGACATCACTAATCATGGTACTATAGACAAAAAAGTAAATCAGGTTGAAGATTTAGAAGCTAAGGTTGATTCAATTGAAAAAGCTATAGATTCTATAAGCCAGAAAATTAATAAGATACAAGATATATTAGATAAACTTGGATTTCTAAAGAAATTTCTTAACTAA